A genomic segment from Triticum dicoccoides isolate Atlit2015 ecotype Zavitan chromosome 1A, WEW_v2.0, whole genome shotgun sequence encodes:
- the LOC119356446 gene encoding dolabradiene monooxygenase-like codes for MEVVYLGVALVSLCIVLLYRRRRSAGNEPPGPWQLPVIGSLHHLIGQLPHHAMRDLARRYGPVMLLRLGEVPTLVVSSREGAREVMKTHDLAFATRPLNATLRVLTGGGRDLVFAPYGDYWRELRKIAVSELLSARRVLSFRTIREEEVASMLRDVAGSAAAARPMELRARLSALVTDITVRVVIGDRLKERDAYIRWLDLSVKLVAGFNLTDLWPSSLLAGCLSRAGRRAKECSDTGNRIFDTIIRERRMEGRNGNKFLDVLLSMQKEGRIDMDTVKYMVFILTYTVNCIRDIRPGDSELSIPTRRNKSKEYFFRVRVTPEEGRDTSRPRK; via the exons ATGGAGGTCGTCTACCTCGGCGTTGCTCTCGTGTCCTTGTGCATTGTGCTTCTTTACAGGCGCAGGCGCTCGGCAGGGAACGAGCCGCCGGGGCCGTGGCAGCTGCCGGTGATTGGTAGCCTGCACCACCTCATTGGGCAGCTGCCCCACCACGCGATGCGTGACCTGGCCCGGCGTTACGGGCCGGTGATGCTCCTTCGGCTCGGGGAGGTGCCCACGCTGGTGGTGTCGTCCAGGGAGGGTGCCCGCGAGGTGATGAAGACCCACGACCTGGCATTCGCGACGCGGCCACTGAACGCCACCCTGCGCGTGCTAACCGGCGGCGGCCGGGACCTTGTGTTCGCTCCGTACGGCGACTACTGGCGCGAGCTCAGGAAGATTGCCGTCTCGGAGCTCTTATCGGCGAGGCGCGTCCTGTCCTTCCGCACCATCCGAGAGGAGGAGGTCGCCTCCATGCTACGGGATGTCGCAGGATCCGCGGCGGCCGCACGCCCCATGGAGCTGCGCGCCCGCCTCTCAGCGCTCGTCACTGACATCACGGTCCGCGTCGTCATTGGCGACCGGCTCAAGGAGCGCGACGCCTACATTCGCTGGCTCGATCTCTCAGTCAAGCTGGTGGCCGGGTTCAACCTGACGGACCTGTGGCCGTCTTCCTTGCTGGCCGGCTGTCTCAGCAGGGCTGGGCGCCGCGCCAAGGAGTGCAGCGACACCGGGAACCGCATCTTTGACACCATCATCCGTGAAAGGAGAATGGAAGGACGGAACGGGAACAAGTTTCTGGACGTCCTTCTAAGCATGCAGAAAGAGGGCAGGATCGACATGGACACCGTCAAATACATGGTCTTC atactgACATACACGGTTAACTGCATAAGAGACATCAGGCCTGGTGATAGTGAG TTGAGCATACCAACACGACGCAACAAGTCCAAAGAATACTTCTTCCGAGTCAGAGTCACCCCAGAAGAAGGCCGTGACACCTCCAGGCCAAGGAAGTAA